The window ACCGAGTTCGCTGCGCAATGCGCTCGGGCGGCCGGCCCAGAAAGTCCAGCGCTGCTGGCGCAGGTCCGCATCCGCCTGGGCGAGCGGCACGTGGCGCTGCAGCAGTGCGGTCATCACGTATTCGGCGATGGCGTCTTCATGCCCGAAGCAATTGCACAGCACCGCGCCGGACGGCAACAGGCTGGTGTCGATGGCGTCCGTGCCGGCCGACGGCGCGTGGAAGAGCTTGACTTCGGCAGGCTCCGGCAGGCTGCGATTGAGCTGGATGCCCACGATCACGTCGGCCGTGGCGTAGTGGTCGCTCTCGCCCGGCGCCGTCAACGCGTCGCTCAGGTCGACGATCTGGTGGCGGGCATCGACCAGGTGCTCGAAGCCCTGGCGGAAGTTGGCGGCGTTTTCGCCGTGGAATGCGATCTTGATGGTTTTCATGTTCTTGGCGGGTTGAAGGATGGCGAAGACCGGGGTGGCCCTTCGTTCAGGCGGCCAGCGGCAATGCGGGCGCGCGCAGGCGCTGTCCGCCGCGCTCGAATAGCACCGCCTCGGCCAGGTCCAAGACGACCTGCACCGGCTGGCCGGTGCGCAGGTCGCTGTAGCCGGGCACCACGATCATCACGTCGGAGCCGCTGCCGCCGTCCTCGTTGTGGGCCGTCCTGGCATGCTCGAGCTGCACGCTGACGATCGACTCCGCGCCGACGTGTTCCACCAGCGCCACCTTGCCGGCCAGCCCGCCCGCGCCGAGCTGCATGGTGTGGGGCCGCACGCCCAGCAGCACATCGCGCGCCTGCCCGCCCAAAGCGGCCAGGTGCGCCGGCAGCGGCAGCACGGTGTTCCCGAGCACCAGGCCGCGTTGCGGCTCGATGCGCGCCTCGATCAGGTTCATCGGCGGCGTGCCGATGAAGCGCGCGACGAAGGTGTTGGCCGGGTCCGCGTAGATCTCGCGCGGCGTGCCGAACTGCTGCACCACGCCGTCGCGCATCAACGCGATCCGGGTGCCCATGGTCATGGCCTCGATCTGGTCGTGGGTCACGTAGACGAAAGTGCCGCCCACCTCGCGGTGCAGCTTGATGATCTCGGCGCGCATCGAGGTGCGCAGCTTGGCGTCCAGGTTGGACAGCGGCTCGTCCATCAGGAACACGTCGGGCTGGCGCACCATCGCCCGCCCAAGCGCCACCCGCTGCCGCTGGCCGCCCGAGAGCGTGCGCGGATACTGGTCCAGCATCTCGGTCAGCGCCAGGGTCTTGGCGGTGCGCGCCACCAGGTCCTGCACGGCGGCCGATCTTTCAATGCGCCGCTTGGCCAGGCCGCCCACCAGCGGCAGGTGGAACCACCAACGATGCTCGCGCATGATCAGCGGAAACGTGATGTTGCGGCGCACCGTCATGTGCGGGTAGAGCGCGTACGACTGGAACACGAAGGCCATGTCGCGGTCGCTGGGCGGCAGGGTGTCCACGCGCCGCGGGCCGACATGGATCTCGCCGCTGGTGACTTGCTCCAGGCCCGCCAGCATGCGCAGCAGCGTGGATTTGCCGCAACCCGAGGGGCCGAGCAGCACGAGGAATTCGCGGTCGGCGACGTCGAAGGAAATCTCGTTGGCGGCCTTCTTGCCGCCGAAGATCTTGGTCACGCCCTGAAGAGAGATGGATGCCATGGTGCAATGCTCGCGAACGGATCAGCCTTTGACGCTGCCGGCGGTCATGCCGGACACCACGTAGCGCTGAACAAAAAGATAGAAAACGACGGCCGGCAAGGTGTACATGAGGCCAATGGCCATCACCGTATGCATGGGCGTGCTGAGCTCACCCACGAAGCCGGCCAGGCCCACGGAGGCGGTCTGCAGGCCCTGGTCGCTGATCAGCGTCTGCGCGAACACGTATTCGTTCCAGCCGTGGAAGAACGCGATCACCGCGGCCGCCGCCAGGCTCGGCGCCACCAGGGGCAGCACCACCGTCAGCACGATGCCCAGTCGGGTGCAGCCATCGATGCAGGCGGCCTCTTCGATGTCGATCGGCACCCCGTCCACCGCGCCCTTGAGGATCAGGGTGATGACAGGCACGGTGAACGCGGTGTTCGCCAGGATCAGGCCCGTCAGGCTGTTGAGCAGGCCCAGCTCGCCGAAGATCGCGTAGAGCGGAACGACCAGCATGGCCTCGGGCAGCATCTGCGTCACGAACAACGCCACACCCAGGATGGCGACGGCGGGCAGGCGGTAGCGCGACAGCACGTACGCCGGAAATATCGCCAGGACGATGCTGAGCGCCGCCGTGCCGAAGGCGACGATGGCGCTGTTCTTCAGCCAGGTGCCCACGGCCGTGGTGCTGAAGGCATGCCCGTAGACCGACCACTGCGCGAAATCCGGCAGCAGATGCGGCTTCGCGGCGAACAGGTCGGGCGACGATGTGAGCGAAGTCACCAGCATCCAGTAGATCGGGAAGGCCGCCACGCCCAGCAGCGCCAGCACCAGTGCAATGCGCAGGCCGTGGGACCAGGACAAGGTCTGGTTCATCGCTGCCCTTTGGCGCGTTCGGCGCGCTGGTTGTAGCGGAAATAGAAGACGGTGATGACCAAGGCGATCGACAGGCCCACCATGCCCACGGCGGCGCCCTGCCCCAGGTCCCGGTAGACGAAAGCCCGGCGGTAAAGCTCGATCACCAGGGTGTTCGTGGAGCCGATGGGCCCGCCCTGGGTCATCAACCAGATCAGGTCGAAGCGCCGCAGCGACCAGATCGTCAGGAACAGCGACAACAAGGCGACCGAGGGCTGGATGGTCGGCCAGACGACCGCGCGGAACACGCTGAGACGGTCGGCACCATCGATGATGGCGACCTCGCGCAACTCCGACGAGACACCCTGGAGGGCCGCCAGGATCACCACCGAGGCGAAGGGAAAGATCTGCCACACGGTGGTGAGCAGCACCGCGGGCAGGGCCAGCGCGGGGCTGTCGAGCCAGCTCTCCATGCCACCCTTCCAGCCGAACACCGCCAGCAGGTGGTTGAACACGCCGTACTGTCCGTTGTAGATCCAGATGAAGATCAGCGCCACCGCCACCGGCGGTGCCGCCCATGGAATGGTCACCAGCGCCCGTGCCAGCCCGCGCCCCCGGAAAGGCGCATCGAGCAGCAGGGCGGCGCCCAGGCCCAGGCCGATCGCCAGCACCACGCAGACGACGGTGTAGACGGCGGTGATCAGCAGCACATGGCGAAACTCATCCTGTGTCACCAGATCGACGTAGTTCTGCAGGCCAACGTAGGTGTGCTGATCGGGCGACAGCAGGGAGGTCGACGTGAAGCTCAGGTAGAGCTCCTGCGCCAGGGGATAGCCCTGGAACAGCAGCAGGTAGATCGCCACTGGCGCGGCGAACCAGTACGGTGTCCAGTCGCGCCCAGGCTGGCGCGGCGCCAGGGGGCGCGCCGCTTTGGAGGTGGCTTGCATGCGGGCTCCGAAGGGCTGGTTTACTTGCGCAGCACGCGGGAGGAAGCCAGGCGCTGTGCGTCATCCATCGCCTTCTTCGGCTCCATGCCGCCCTGCAGCACCTTGAGGACCTGCTCCAGCACGATCTGCTGGATCTCCGGCGTCTTGACCTCCAGCCCCTGCACCAGTTGCGGCACGCTGTTCGCTGCCTGGTCGTCGTAGACCTTCAGCCAGGGGCGCTTGGCCACCAGCTCGGGACTGCGCTCGATCACAGTGGCCACGTTGCTCGCACCGAGCAACTCCTGCAGCTCCGCCTGGTTCTCGGGCTGCAACGTCCACTTGAAGAAAGTCTCGGCCGCCGCCTTGTGCTTGGTGTTGGCATTGATCGTCAATGGCGCGAGGACCATGCCCTGCGCCCGCGTCGGAAACGGCGACGGGGCCGCCGCGAAAGGCAGATCCGGCGCCTGCTGGGTGAAGATGCCGGCCACGCCGCCGTTGTCCACCTCGATCGCCACCTTGCGCTCCCAGAACATGCGCCGGTAGGTGGCGGCATCGGCGCCTTTCGGCGTCACGCCGGCGTCGTAGATGCGCTTGTAGGCGGTCACACCGTCGACCACCTTGGGATCGTTCAGCGTCAGATTGCCGCTGGCATCGCTCCAGCGCCCGCCGAAGCCGTAGACGAAGTTGCACAGGTCCTGCCAGAACCCATTGCCTTCGGCCATGGTCGCGCGGTAGGCGTAGCCAAAGACGCCGTTGCCCGTTGCAGCCTTGGTGGCTTCGACCAGCTCGTCGAAGGTCGCGGGCGGCTTGCCCCCCTTGAGCAACGCGGGGTTGTAGAGCATCACGTAGTTGCTGATCTCGAACGGCACCCCGTAGCGCACGCCTTCGACATGCATGTACTTGTCCGGGGCCGAGAAGCGGTAGGTGCCACCCTTGAGCAGATCGTCCAGCGGCAGGATGCGCTTGCTTTGCACGGCGGCGTAGTAGTCGATCAAGTCCATGCGCACCAGGTCCGGCCCCGCCCCGCCACCCATCTGGGTGAACACGGTCTTGGCGAAGCTCGCGAACGGAATGGCGATCGGCTGCACCTCGATCGCGGCCTGGCTCTTGTTGAATTTTTCCACCCAGGCCTTCAGCCGGTCGCCACGCCCGGCCTCGCTGAACGTCACGCCCGCGAACGTGATGACCTCCTTCGACTGTGCCCGGGCCGGCATCGACTGGCACAGGCCCATCGCGGTCACGGTGGCGGCAACACACCAACTCAGGGCGTGGCGACGGGGCAGGTTGCGAAAGGCTTGCATGGTTGTCTCCTGGCTTGTGGATGAACTGCGAATGGATGCGCACAGGGCCGCACCCATGCTGGGCACCGCCACGCGATCTGGCACTCGTCAAAACTAGTATATGGTGATATTTCAGCTGAAATAACAGGGTTTTCCAGTAGCCAATTCGTCTATGCAAGGCGCCGCTACGAGAGAGTGAAGACGCGGGGCAAGTGGCCCATCCGCCCTGACATATCAGGGGATCGCCGAGCACCGAACAAACTACAGCCGGTCGAAATCCTGCAGGGTGCAGTCGAGCAACACGGGATCGATTTCCCGCTCCAGCACATCGAACATGCGGTCGACAAAGTCGATCAATTCGTCCGAAGCCTTGATCGCCTGCTCCACATGGCAATTGGCCACGGCATCGAGCAGGACCAGGTGCACCTCGATCGTCCTGGCCAGGCCGTCGTCGGGCGACACCTTGGTGTGGTACAGCCAGCCGATGCGGCGGAACACGGTGTGCAAAGGGCGCAGCGTGTTTTCGACAAAGGGCTCGCCCGCCGCGGCCAGGAACAGCCTGTCGAGCCGGCGGTCGATCACGTTGAACGCGTCGATCGTCATGCCGGACTGGTTCTCGCGCAGCTGCCGCTTGAGGTGGAGCATCTGGTTGCGGTGCGAGGAACTCGACTTCTCGGCGGCCAGGCGGATGACGAAACGCTCCAGGTCACGCCTCAAGCGCAGCAGCATCCGCTCCCGCGCCAGATCGATCGGAGCCACCTGCAAGCCGCGCCGCGCGTGCACGCGCAGCAAGGTGTCTTCGGCGAGCCGCGTCACGGCCTGGTGCACAGGCGTGCGCCCCAGTTGCACGATGTCCTGCAACTCCAGCAGCGCCAGGTGGCGCCCGGGGGGCAGCTGGCAAGTCACCAGTCGCTCCTCGATCGCCTCGTAAGCCTGCTCGTACAAATTCTGCGGATGGCGCCCCCGCCCGAGCCCCTCGTCCTGGGCTTCGGCTTGGGAGACTTTGGAAGCGGCGACGGCCACGAGTTTGGGGCGGGTCTTGGCAGTGCGGGGCAAGGCTTGTCTCGGGCGATGGATATGCCCTGATATTTTACGCCTCGTGCTGGGCGACCAGGCCGGGACGCCCCGGTCAGAGCGAAACCAGCATGGCCGCCACGGTCGCGGCCATCGCGCCGGTGGCCAGCCAACCCAGCCAACGCAGCCCCGGGCCGATCACGTTGGCACCCATGGTGCTGCTGCGCGATGCCAGCAACATCATCACCACCATGATCGGCACGGCGATCACGCCGTTGAGCACCGCCGACCAGAACAATTCCTTCACGGGGTCCACGGGGGTGAAGCACAGGATCACCCCGCCCACCGTGGCGGCGGCGATCACGCCGTAGAAGCCGCGACCCTCACCCCGGTCCAGCCGCGCGTCG of the Rhodoferax koreense genome contains:
- a CDS encoding ABC transporter substrate-binding protein — translated: MQAFRNLPRRHALSWCVAATVTAMGLCQSMPARAQSKEVITFAGVTFSEAGRGDRLKAWVEKFNKSQAAIEVQPIAIPFASFAKTVFTQMGGGAGPDLVRMDLIDYYAAVQSKRILPLDDLLKGGTYRFSAPDKYMHVEGVRYGVPFEISNYVMLYNPALLKGGKPPATFDELVEATKAATGNGVFGYAYRATMAEGNGFWQDLCNFVYGFGGRWSDASGNLTLNDPKVVDGVTAYKRIYDAGVTPKGADAATYRRMFWERKVAIEVDNGGVAGIFTQQAPDLPFAAAPSPFPTRAQGMVLAPLTINANTKHKAAAETFFKWTLQPENQAELQELLGASNVATVIERSPELVAKRPWLKVYDDQAANSVPQLVQGLEVKTPEIQQIVLEQVLKVLQGGMEPKKAMDDAQRLASSRVLRK
- a CDS encoding carbohydrate ABC transporter permease; this encodes MQATSKAARPLAPRQPGRDWTPYWFAAPVAIYLLLFQGYPLAQELYLSFTSTSLLSPDQHTYVGLQNYVDLVTQDEFRHVLLITAVYTVVCVVLAIGLGLGAALLLDAPFRGRGLARALVTIPWAAPPVAVALIFIWIYNGQYGVFNHLLAVFGWKGGMESWLDSPALALPAVLLTTVWQIFPFASVVILAALQGVSSELREVAIIDGADRLSVFRAVVWPTIQPSVALLSLFLTIWSLRRFDLIWLMTQGGPIGSTNTLVIELYRRAFVYRDLGQGAAVGMVGLSIALVITVFYFRYNQRAERAKGQR
- a CDS encoding carbohydrate ABC transporter permease gives rise to the protein MNQTLSWSHGLRIALVLALLGVAAFPIYWMLVTSLTSSPDLFAAKPHLLPDFAQWSVYGHAFSTTAVGTWLKNSAIVAFGTAALSIVLAIFPAYVLSRYRLPAVAILGVALFVTQMLPEAMLVVPLYAIFGELGLLNSLTGLILANTAFTVPVITLILKGAVDGVPIDIEEAACIDGCTRLGIVLTVVLPLVAPSLAAAAVIAFFHGWNEYVFAQTLISDQGLQTASVGLAGFVGELSTPMHTVMAIGLMYTLPAVVFYLFVQRYVVSGMTAGSVKG
- a CDS encoding ABC transporter ATP-binding protein, with translation MASISLQGVTKIFGGKKAANEISFDVADREFLVLLGPSGCGKSTLLRMLAGLEQVTSGEIHVGPRRVDTLPPSDRDMAFVFQSYALYPHMTVRRNITFPLIMREHRWWFHLPLVGGLAKRRIERSAAVQDLVARTAKTLALTEMLDQYPRTLSGGQRQRVALGRAMVRQPDVFLMDEPLSNLDAKLRTSMRAEIIKLHREVGGTFVYVTHDQIEAMTMGTRIALMRDGVVQQFGTPREIYADPANTFVARFIGTPPMNLIEARIEPQRGLVLGNTVLPLPAHLAALGGQARDVLLGVRPHTMQLGAGGLAGKVALVEHVGAESIVSVQLEHARTAHNEDGGSGSDVMIVVPGYSDLRTGQPVQVVLDLAEAVLFERGGQRLRAPALPLAA
- a CDS encoding GntR family transcriptional regulator, which translates into the protein MPRTAKTRPKLVAVAASKVSQAEAQDEGLGRGRHPQNLYEQAYEAIEERLVTCQLPPGRHLALLELQDIVQLGRTPVHQAVTRLAEDTLLRVHARRGLQVAPIDLARERMLLRLRRDLERFVIRLAAEKSSSSHRNQMLHLKRQLRENQSGMTIDAFNVIDRRLDRLFLAAAGEPFVENTLRPLHTVFRRIGWLYHTKVSPDDGLARTIEVHLVLLDAVANCHVEQAIKASDELIDFVDRMFDVLEREIDPVLLDCTLQDFDRL